A single region of the Schistocerca serialis cubense isolate TAMUIC-IGC-003099 chromosome 7, iqSchSeri2.2, whole genome shotgun sequence genome encodes:
- the LOC126412837 gene encoding cuticle protein 16.5-like, giving the protein MFKQVIVVLAVVAACLAAPGPKPAPGLLASYVAAAPVAYTAPAVAAPVAYTAAAPVAYAAPYAAYAALPYRAAFYG; this is encoded by the exons ATGTTCAAGCAG GTGATCGTCGTCCTGGCCGTGGTGGCCGCCTGCCTGGCCGCCCCCGGCCCCAAGCCGGCCCCCGGCCTGCTGGCCAGCTACGTGGCCGCCGCCCCCGTCGCCTACACCGCCCCCGCCGTCGCCGCCCCCGTCGCCTACACCGCTGCCGCCCCCGTGGCATACGCCGCTCCGTACGCCGCATATGCCGCTCTGCCCTACAGAGCTGCATTCTACGGATGA